A stretch of the Thermus thermophilus genome encodes the following:
- the ispD gene encoding 2-C-methyl-D-erythritol 4-phosphate cytidylyltransferase — protein MEVSVLIPAAGNGLRLGRGPKAFLQVGGRTLLEWTLAAFRDAAEVLVALPPGAEPPKGLGAVFLEGGATRQASVARLLEAASLPLVLVHDVARPFVSRGLVERVLEAAQRSGAAVPVLPVPDTLMAPEGEAYGRVVPRETFRLVQTPQGFFTALLREAHAYARRKGLEASDDAQLVQALGYPVALVEGEATAFKITHPPDLVLAEALARVWSA, from the coding sequence GTGGAGGTTTCCGTCCTCATCCCCGCCGCGGGGAATGGCCTCCGCCTGGGCCGAGGCCCCAAGGCCTTCCTCCAGGTGGGGGGGCGGACGCTTCTGGAGTGGACCCTCGCCGCCTTCCGGGACGCGGCGGAGGTCCTGGTGGCCCTGCCCCCCGGGGCGGAGCCCCCGAAGGGGCTTGGGGCCGTCTTTTTAGAGGGGGGGGCCACCCGGCAGGCCTCGGTGGCCCGGCTTCTGGAGGCGGCGAGCCTGCCCCTCGTCCTGGTGCACGACGTGGCCCGTCCCTTCGTCAGCCGGGGCCTGGTGGAGCGGGTCCTCGAGGCCGCCCAAAGGAGCGGCGCCGCCGTCCCCGTCCTCCCCGTGCCCGACACCCTCATGGCCCCGGAGGGGGAGGCCTACGGCCGGGTGGTGCCCCGGGAGACCTTCCGCCTGGTGCAGACCCCCCAGGGGTTCTTCACCGCCCTCCTCCGGGAGGCCCACGCCTACGCCCGGAGGAAGGGCCTCGAGGCCAGCGACGACGCCCAGCTGGTTCAGGCCCTGGGCTACCCCGTGGCCCTGGTGGAAGGGGAGGCCACGGCCTTTAAGATCACCCACCCTCCG